A single Entelurus aequoreus isolate RoL-2023_Sb linkage group LG11, RoL_Eaeq_v1.1, whole genome shotgun sequence DNA region contains:
- the LOC133660793 gene encoding ectonucleoside triphosphate diphosphohydrolase 3-like, with product MASKGKMGYKCRIAAVLLLLLTSIAALIAVAVIQSKWRLSQPALQYGIVIDSGSSRSTIYVYKWPGDKQNETGVVTEKSSCRVPGDGISAMGIDPNKDKESWEGFKKCMTNVSAEIPPEKHNSTSLFLGATAGMRLLQEQNPQRAAEVLESLREYLQSLPFDFKNASIISGQEEGLYGWITVNYLLGNFLEKNTWNTYVRPQASKTMGSMDLGGASTQIAFAVEDELMGPDYMHIKLYGYSYNVYTHSFLCYGKNEADKKILDKIVQGSSNHVNITNPCYPVDYEVTHNASTIYDTECTKKPKNYNPDKQYHMVGVGDSNQCRRIVESIFDFSPCSSAHCSFDKVEQPPVTGEFLAYAGYFFIARALLMNNNTDKIRPSEYDEFNNKTNQLCSTPLGVLKKEKPWISIKHLRTYCSASHYIFTLMAKGYKFDRDTWRNIHFVNKVKETSVGWSLGYMLSSSNMIPSEMEEVPPLTNPVFAGLVFLFSALTIVTVIFIFIILIRMCY from the exons TACGGAATAGTGATCGACTCAGGTTCATCCCGGTCCACCATCTATGTGTACAAGTGGCCCGGGGACAAGCAGAATGAAACAGGAGTGGTGACGGAGAAATCAAGTTGCAGAGTGCCAG gTGATGGAATTTCAGCCATGGGAATCGACCCAAATAAAGACAAAGAATCATGGGAAGGCTTCAAAAAATGCATGACAAATGTCTCCGCAGAAATTCCTCCAGAAAAGCACAACAGCACTTCTCTCTTCTTGGGGGCCACAGCCGGGATGAGACTGTTACA AGAGCAGAATCCACAGAGAGCTGCTGAAGTCCTAGAAAGTCTGAGAGAATACCTGCAGTCGCTGCCCTTTGACTTCAAAAATGCATCCATCATTTCTGGTCAGGAGGAAGGACTCTACGGATGGATTACTGTCAACTATCTCTTGGGAAACTTCCTTGAG AAAAACACATGGAATACCTACGTTCGTCCACAAGCGTCAAAGACGATGGGCTCAATGGATCTTGGTGGCGCATCAACACAGATCGCCTTTGCGGTTGAGGATGAGCTAATGGGGCCTGACTACATGCACATCAAACTGTACGGTTACAGCTACAACGTCTACACTCACAGTTTCCTCTGCTATGGCAAAAATGAGGCTGACAAGAAGATTTTGGACAAAATCGTTCAG GGATCATCTAACCATGTCAACATTACCAACCCCTGCTACCCGGTGGACTACGAGGTGACCCATAATGCCTCAACCATTTATGACACAGAGTGCACAAAGAAACCAAAAAACTACAACCCGGATAAACAATACCACATGGTGGGTGTGGGTGACTCGAACCAATGTCGGAGAATAGTGGAATCCATATTTGATTTCAGCCCCTGTTCTTCTGCCCACTGCTCCTTCGATAAAGTCGAGCAGCCGCCAGTCACTGGGGAATTCTTG GCATATGCAGGGTACTTCTTCATTGCCAGAGCTCTGCTGATGAACAATAACACTGACAAGATCAGACCATCAGAGTATGATGAATTCAACAACAAAACCAACCAATTGTGCAGTACACCTTTGGGTGTG CTAAAGAAGGAGAAGCCCTGGATCAGTATAAAACATCTTCGCACTTACTGCTCCGCCTCTCATTACATCTTCACTCTAATGGCCAAAGGTTACAAATTTGACAGAGACACATGGAGAAACATTCACTTCGTTAATAAG GTGAAGGAAACCAGTGTAGGTTGGAGTTTGGGATACATGCTGAGCAGCTCCAATATGATACCATCAGAGATGGAAGAAGTACCCCCGTTGACTAACCCCGTCTTTGCCGGTCTTGTCTTTTTATTTTCAGCTCTAACCATTGTTACTGTCATCTTCATTTTCATCATCCTTATTCGCATGTGCTACTGA